The following proteins come from a genomic window of Tepidiforma thermophila:
- a CDS encoding ABC transporter permease, whose amino-acid sequence MVRFVGSRVLQAAGVLVLVSLIAFSLLKVAPGDPAQRIAAERGGEIVSSREIEAVRGELGLDRPIWEQYAAWLSDTLRLNLGTSYVNREPVAKLIRERFPASFALAAATVAISTALGVPLGVLAAARRGPLDTAVRTLSLVLASMPSFWLSLLAIWLFAAELRWLPAIADLSPRGLVLPVAVLALRTSAMLIRVTRATVIEALALPHVTVARGRGLPERLVVTRHAVRNALVPVITVIGLDFATLLAGAAVVEWVFAYPGVGRLGVQAALNGDVPVVLGFVLFASVALVVVNTVVDILCGLLDPTVRPARTVTA is encoded by the coding sequence ATGGTCCGCTTCGTCGGGTCCCGGGTGCTGCAGGCGGCCGGCGTGCTGGTCCTGGTCAGCCTCATCGCCTTCAGCCTCCTGAAGGTGGCACCCGGCGACCCGGCCCAGCGCATCGCCGCCGAACGCGGTGGCGAAATCGTCTCCAGCAGGGAGATCGAGGCAGTGCGGGGGGAACTCGGTCTCGACCGCCCGATCTGGGAACAGTACGCCGCCTGGCTCAGCGATACCCTCCGCCTCAACCTCGGCACCTCCTACGTCAACCGCGAGCCCGTCGCCAAACTGATCCGCGAACGTTTCCCGGCGTCATTTGCCCTCGCGGCCGCAACGGTCGCCATCAGCACGGCCCTTGGGGTCCCGCTCGGGGTCCTTGCGGCGGCCCGGCGCGGCCCGCTCGATACCGCGGTTCGCACGCTCAGCCTTGTCCTGGCGTCGATGCCCAGTTTCTGGCTCTCCTTGCTCGCCATCTGGCTGTTCGCCGCCGAGCTCCGCTGGCTTCCCGCCATCGCCGACCTCTCACCACGCGGTCTCGTCCTGCCAGTCGCGGTCCTGGCGTTGCGTACCTCGGCCATGCTCATCCGCGTCACTCGGGCTACCGTCATCGAAGCTCTGGCGTTGCCCCATGTGACCGTTGCGCGAGGCCGCGGCCTCCCCGAACGGCTCGTGGTCACCCGTCATGCAGTCCGGAACGCCCTCGTTCCCGTAATTACCGTCATCGGCCTCGACTTCGCGACCCTGCTGGCCGGCGCGGCCGTCGTCGAATGGGTGTTCGCGTACCCCGGCGTCGGCCGCCTGGGCGTCCAGGCCGCCCTCAATGGCGACGTCCCTGTCGTCCTGGGATTCGTCCTCTTCGCCAGCGTCGCGCTCGTCGTCGTGAACACGGTCGTCGACATTCTCTGTGGGCTTCTTGATCCGACTGTCCGCCCCGCAAGGACGGTCACCGCATGA
- a CDS encoding class I SAM-dependent methyltransferase, with the protein MTLTPLAQPPIDLRPWYDRWERQQETYIPLRETRFQVMLDIVEHIVGPAPRVLDLLSGPGAISARVLQRFPQATVVALDLDPVLIAIGKSAHGDGGGRLSWLEANVKDPDWVNALPPGNFDAVLSTTAIHWLDAGDIIELYRALAARIRPGGVFMNGDQMRFPPRDTALRGLTETMRQLHERRMVELGSETWEGWWAGLRKLPELAELFEERDRRFRWRNIERERAIGSRRDDASPRELVHTTFTVHRAALLDAGFREAEQIWQVYDNRILLAVR; encoded by the coding sequence ATGACCCTTACTCCTCTCGCCCAGCCCCCCATCGACCTCCGCCCCTGGTACGACCGCTGGGAACGCCAGCAGGAAACCTACATTCCCCTCCGCGAGACCCGCTTCCAGGTCATGCTCGATATCGTCGAGCACATAGTCGGGCCCGCCCCGCGTGTCCTCGACCTCCTCTCCGGCCCCGGGGCAATCTCCGCCCGCGTCCTCCAGCGGTTTCCGCAGGCAACCGTTGTCGCCCTCGACCTCGACCCGGTACTGATCGCTATCGGCAAATCCGCACATGGCGATGGCGGTGGCCGGCTGTCCTGGCTCGAGGCCAATGTCAAAGATCCCGATTGGGTCAACGCGCTGCCGCCGGGTAACTTCGACGCAGTGCTGTCAACGACGGCCATTCACTGGCTCGATGCCGGCGACATCATCGAACTCTACCGCGCACTGGCCGCCCGAATCCGGCCTGGCGGCGTATTCATGAACGGCGACCAGATGCGCTTCCCCCCGCGCGACACCGCCCTGCGCGGCCTCACCGAAACGATGCGCCAGCTTCACGAGCGCCGCATGGTCGAGCTCGGCAGCGAAACCTGGGAAGGCTGGTGGGCCGGGCTCCGCAAGCTCCCCGAACTCGCCGAGCTCTTCGAGGAACGCGACCGCCGCTTCCGCTGGAGGAACATCGAACGCGAGCGCGCCATCGGTTCGCGCAGAGACGACGCGAGCCCCCGCGAGCTCGTCCACACAACGTTCACGGTCCATCGCGCCGCCCTGCTCGATGCCGGCTTCCGCGAAGCCGAGCAAATCTGGCAGGTTTACGACAACCGCATCCTGCTCGCCGTGCGCTGA
- a CDS encoding GNAT family N-acetyltransferase has product MFFFRQLAAEDVDQARDLVTRVYTEMFGPGVVARWHADIRNMESEYLGSDRQAGFVALDNARVIGFIAIRHRSPQSGPLAGRYDRAATCELGRLAVEPAFRRRGIALQLVELARLWAGGRYRVISLHTDDTNHAALALWRRLCVEVLAHEGTVYFELPLDRPVTVMPAPEPRP; this is encoded by the coding sequence ATGTTCTTCTTTCGCCAGCTGGCGGCCGAAGACGTCGATCAGGCCCGGGATCTGGTGACCCGCGTCTACACCGAGATGTTCGGGCCAGGCGTCGTCGCTCGCTGGCATGCCGACATCCGCAACATGGAATCCGAGTACCTCGGTTCCGACCGCCAGGCCGGCTTTGTCGCACTCGACAATGCGCGAGTCATTGGGTTTATTGCAATTCGGCACCGTTCACCGCAATCAGGCCCCCTCGCCGGCCGCTACGACCGGGCCGCAACCTGCGAGCTCGGCCGCCTCGCCGTCGAACCCGCCTTCCGCCGCCGCGGCATCGCCCTCCAGCTCGTCGAGCTCGCCCGGCTGTGGGCCGGCGGCCGCTACCGCGTCATCTCCCTCCACACCGACGACACCAATCATGCCGCCCTGGCCCTTTGGCGCCGCCTCTGCGTGGAAGTCCTGGCCCACGAGGGCACCGTCTACTTCGAACTGCCGCTCGACCGACCGGTCACGGTAATGCCCGCCCCGGAGCCTCGTCCATGA
- a CDS encoding ABC transporter substrate-binding protein — translation MPISRRTFVKGIAATSFLALPALGAACGDDDEESSAGPTPGTAGTAPAATPTAARRGPSTGTMRFAEPFLAASLDADSGASAAYNLQAVGAAECLMRFSPTLALEPWIAARFDRLDDLTWKITLRDDVTFWDGSPVDAAAVRDSLLRTIEKQPATADRLPKETQFTASGYELTIKTPKPLGLLPAFLADATFAIKKALPGDQFLYTGPFKITGFTAREAMTLEAYEGYRGGPPWIKTLQFRQVADTNARSLALQSGDVELAQALLPSDVERLKSAGLTVHVAPWARQHMIILNVRAAPFDDVAVRRAFALAIDREAMVKGIMEGAATPAYAFAPDTIGHKGLLNIQKFDPAEARRVLDAAGWKPAADGIRAKDGKRLSFKLNTYAGRAELEQAAVVAVDMLKAVGMEASIEKVADIEKTIGDNAFQAAMYSIGPAGFGELSRAIGLLYVPSSRNKDRYSNPVVNSAYDDYISTSDEGRRQQALKTIQEQLRDDVPIVYLFNPKQVVGTAKKVKNFTPHPLDSYRVTPDIRLEG, via the coding sequence ATGCCAATCTCCCGTCGAACATTCGTTAAGGGTATCGCGGCCACCTCTTTCCTCGCCCTTCCCGCCCTCGGCGCTGCCTGCGGCGATGACGATGAGGAATCCTCTGCCGGGCCGACCCCGGGGACGGCCGGCACCGCACCTGCTGCCACACCGACAGCCGCCCGCCGCGGACCAAGCACCGGCACGATGCGCTTCGCCGAGCCGTTCCTCGCCGCCTCCCTCGATGCCGACTCAGGTGCAAGCGCTGCCTACAACCTCCAGGCCGTCGGTGCTGCCGAGTGCCTCATGCGCTTCAGTCCAACGCTGGCCCTCGAGCCGTGGATCGCCGCACGTTTCGACCGCCTCGATGACCTGACCTGGAAAATTACGCTCCGCGATGACGTGACGTTCTGGGACGGCTCCCCGGTCGACGCCGCCGCCGTCCGTGACTCCCTCCTCCGCACCATCGAAAAACAGCCCGCGACCGCCGACCGCCTCCCGAAGGAAACCCAGTTCACCGCCAGCGGCTACGAACTCACCATCAAGACCCCAAAACCGCTCGGGCTCCTTCCTGCGTTCCTCGCCGACGCCACATTTGCGATCAAGAAGGCGCTCCCCGGGGACCAGTTCCTCTACACCGGGCCGTTCAAGATCACCGGCTTTACCGCCCGCGAGGCCATGACCCTCGAGGCGTATGAGGGCTACCGTGGCGGCCCTCCCTGGATCAAAACGCTCCAGTTCCGCCAGGTCGCCGACACGAACGCTCGCTCGCTCGCCCTGCAGTCCGGCGACGTCGAACTCGCCCAGGCCCTCCTCCCCTCCGACGTCGAACGGCTCAAATCGGCCGGCCTCACGGTGCACGTCGCCCCCTGGGCGCGCCAGCACATGATAATCCTCAACGTGCGGGCCGCCCCCTTCGACGACGTTGCAGTCCGCCGCGCCTTCGCCCTCGCCATCGACCGCGAGGCCATGGTCAAAGGCATCATGGAGGGTGCCGCCACCCCCGCGTACGCCTTCGCTCCCGACACAATCGGACACAAAGGCCTCCTGAACATCCAGAAGTTTGACCCCGCCGAAGCGCGTCGTGTCCTCGATGCTGCCGGCTGGAAACCCGCCGCCGATGGAATCCGCGCAAAGGACGGAAAGCGCCTGAGCTTCAAACTGAACACCTACGCCGGGCGCGCTGAACTCGAACAGGCAGCAGTCGTCGCCGTCGATATGCTTAAAGCCGTCGGTATGGAAGCGTCCATCGAAAAAGTGGCCGACATCGAAAAAACCATTGGCGACAACGCATTCCAGGCAGCGATGTACTCTATCGGGCCAGCCGGTTTCGGCGAACTCAGCCGGGCTATCGGGCTCCTCTACGTTCCCTCTTCGCGCAATAAAGACCGGTATTCCAACCCGGTCGTCAACTCCGCCTACGACGACTACATCTCGACCTCCGACGAAGGACGCCGGCAGCAGGCGCTCAAAACCATCCAGGAACAGCTCCGGGATGATGTCCCAATCGTCTACCTGTTCAACCCAAAGCAGGTCGTCGGGACAGCGAAGAAAGTCAAAAACTTCACCCCGCACCCGCTCGACAGCTACCGGGTCACCCCGGACATCAGGCTCGAAGGTTAA
- a CDS encoding FecCD family ABC transporter permease, whose amino-acid sequence MNDTATSPAAPVEAAAVRGRRPAARFAAAMVLLVAAWAGASVAAVANGPVRIPPSHVVSVLAARAGVEVGAFAERERLVIERLRLPRVVLATLAGASLAAAGATMQALFRNPLADPGLLGVSSGAATGAVAAIAAGLGAASIWLVSGAAFTGALGAVGLVYLLGAPGGRPHPGSLLLAGVAVSAFLGSVTAVVIALVPPDEALRGILFWLAGGFSGASWAYVRVVAWPIAAGLFVLGLAGRQLNLLSVSDEVAASSGVQLGRTRALLLGAATLVTAASVSVSGTIGFVGLVVPHVLRLVLGPDYRHLLPASMVAGAAVLVGADTVARTVVRPAELQVGMVTALIGAPVFAVILLRQRSRLAIQL is encoded by the coding sequence ATGAACGACACGGCCACGTCCCCGGCGGCCCCGGTTGAAGCTGCCGCCGTGCGGGGGAGACGCCCGGCGGCGCGCTTTGCAGCGGCGATGGTGCTGCTCGTGGCAGCCTGGGCTGGGGCGTCGGTTGCGGCGGTCGCGAACGGTCCGGTGCGCATCCCGCCATCGCACGTCGTGTCCGTGCTGGCCGCGCGGGCAGGCGTGGAGGTTGGCGCATTCGCCGAGCGGGAGCGGCTCGTCATCGAGCGGCTTCGGCTGCCGCGGGTCGTGCTGGCGACGCTGGCCGGCGCTTCGCTGGCGGCTGCCGGGGCGACCATGCAGGCGCTCTTTCGGAACCCGCTGGCAGACCCGGGCCTGCTCGGGGTGTCATCGGGGGCGGCGACCGGGGCTGTGGCGGCGATTGCGGCGGGACTGGGCGCGGCCTCTATCTGGCTGGTCAGCGGGGCCGCTTTTACCGGAGCGCTCGGGGCTGTGGGACTGGTGTACCTGCTCGGAGCGCCGGGTGGACGGCCCCACCCGGGGAGCCTGCTGCTCGCCGGCGTGGCGGTGAGCGCGTTTCTCGGCTCGGTCACGGCGGTGGTGATCGCGCTGGTACCGCCGGACGAGGCGCTGCGCGGCATCCTGTTCTGGCTGGCCGGGGGATTCAGCGGCGCATCGTGGGCGTATGTGCGGGTGGTTGCCTGGCCGATCGCGGCCGGGCTGTTCGTCCTCGGGCTGGCCGGGCGGCAGCTGAACCTGCTGTCCGTTTCGGACGAGGTGGCGGCGTCGAGCGGGGTCCAGCTCGGGCGGACGCGGGCGCTGCTGCTCGGGGCCGCGACGCTCGTGACTGCTGCTTCGGTGAGCGTGAGCGGGACGATCGGGTTTGTCGGGCTGGTGGTGCCGCACGTGCTGCGGCTCGTCCTGGGGCCGGACTACCGGCACCTGCTCCCGGCGTCGATGGTCGCGGGCGCCGCGGTGCTGGTTGGCGCCGATACGGTGGCGCGCACGGTGGTGCGCCCGGCGGAGCTGCAGGTCGGCATGGTGACGGCGCTCATCGGGGCGCCGGTGTTCGCGGTGATCCTGCTGCGACAGCGGTCGCGGCTGGCAATCCAACTTTGA
- a CDS encoding ABC transporter substrate-binding protein, whose translation MFSKRLIVRRLAPALLATLAIAAFVPACGGDDDDEASTSPPATATAAVPAATPTESPAKRIEARLTGVPGIVNPANLSWPREVEGLNGRRTIKEKPLKIHTMSAGIDEITLSLVPIERIVGVGSATKNPDTSSFATLVKNLPTVAREPEAVIASGANLVIATPTQKADVVAAIESAGVTVVQLNLDPTPAGRLNAILLLGYIYGEEERAIALADEVEARYRKVVDVTGKKPDTEKPVVAHLTKYTSLYMAGSGTTGEGVITAAGGRNAGTLGGIKGNQQIGLEAILSANPDIIIIPMPAEAGEKFKAELMAEPTLAGVPAIQNGRVYVVPPALYTTNSFANVRAVEHLAHILWPREFPVADPPQFSLAGQAR comes from the coding sequence ATGTTTTCGAAACGACTGATCGTGAGGCGTCTGGCGCCGGCACTGCTGGCGACGCTGGCGATCGCCGCGTTCGTGCCGGCCTGCGGAGGCGACGACGACGATGAGGCGTCCACGTCTCCTCCGGCAACGGCGACAGCAGCGGTACCGGCGGCAACTCCGACGGAATCGCCTGCGAAGCGCATCGAAGCGCGGCTGACTGGTGTACCGGGCATTGTGAACCCGGCCAACCTTTCGTGGCCGCGGGAAGTGGAGGGGCTGAACGGCAGGCGGACGATCAAGGAGAAGCCGCTGAAGATCCACACCATGTCGGCGGGCATCGACGAGATTACGCTGTCGCTGGTTCCGATCGAGCGGATCGTCGGGGTCGGCTCGGCGACGAAGAACCCGGATACGTCGAGCTTTGCGACGCTGGTGAAGAATCTGCCGACGGTCGCGCGTGAACCGGAGGCGGTGATTGCGAGCGGGGCGAACCTCGTGATTGCGACGCCGACGCAGAAGGCGGACGTCGTTGCGGCGATCGAGAGCGCGGGAGTAACGGTCGTGCAGCTGAATCTCGACCCGACGCCGGCAGGGCGCCTGAATGCGATCCTGCTGCTGGGGTACATCTACGGGGAGGAAGAACGGGCCATAGCGCTTGCGGATGAAGTGGAGGCACGGTATCGGAAGGTCGTCGACGTGACCGGCAAGAAGCCGGACACCGAGAAGCCGGTGGTCGCCCACCTCACGAAGTACACCTCGCTCTACATGGCAGGCTCCGGGACTACGGGGGAGGGGGTCATCACCGCGGCCGGTGGCCGAAACGCGGGGACGCTGGGCGGCATCAAGGGGAACCAGCAGATTGGGCTCGAGGCGATCCTTTCGGCGAACCCGGACATCATCATCATCCCGATGCCGGCGGAGGCCGGCGAGAAGTTCAAGGCGGAGCTGATGGCTGAGCCGACGCTTGCGGGCGTGCCGGCGATTCAGAACGGGCGGGTGTACGTTGTTCCGCCGGCGCTGTACACGACGAACTCGTTTGCGAACGTCCGCGCGGTAGAGCACCTGGCCCACATTCTCTGGCCACGCGAGTTCCCTGTGGCAGACCCGCCCCAGTTCTCGCTAGCCGGCCAGGCCAGGTAG
- a CDS encoding ABC transporter ATP-binding protein, whose product MAARFELVAEQVGYRAGGRWLVQDATLTVGPGQVVGLVGPNGAGQSTLARLLAGLLRPASGAVCLLVEGRRIDGRRRARELAYVQQSIPEAPGFTAGALVLMGRYPHRGPFEPEGAEDRAAAARAMAWTGVLGLAGRRVDSLSGGERQRVLIARAFAQARCAVILDEPTASLDVRHQLELMARLRMLAGEGMGFVVVLHDLEMAARWCDQLLLLDRGRVAAAGPPPEVLQPELLAQVYGLAARVDWQGAECRIAFELPMFEAAGAKGGRR is encoded by the coding sequence GTGGCGGCCCGCTTCGAGCTTGTCGCCGAGCAGGTTGGCTACCGCGCCGGCGGGCGGTGGCTCGTGCAGGACGCGACCCTGACCGTTGGGCCGGGCCAGGTCGTCGGCCTGGTCGGCCCGAACGGGGCGGGGCAATCGACGCTGGCGAGGCTGCTGGCCGGGCTTCTCCGCCCGGCCAGCGGCGCGGTCTGCCTTCTTGTCGAGGGCCGCCGCATTGATGGACGGCGGCGGGCGCGTGAGCTGGCGTACGTGCAGCAATCCATTCCGGAGGCGCCCGGCTTCACGGCCGGGGCCCTTGTGCTGATGGGCCGGTACCCGCACCGCGGCCCCTTCGAGCCCGAAGGGGCGGAGGACCGGGCAGCGGCTGCGCGGGCGATGGCGTGGACGGGCGTGCTCGGGCTGGCCGGGCGACGGGTTGATTCGCTTTCGGGCGGGGAGCGCCAGCGGGTGCTGATCGCGCGGGCGTTCGCGCAGGCGCGATGCGCGGTCATCCTCGACGAGCCGACCGCGTCGCTGGATGTGCGGCACCAGCTCGAACTGATGGCCCGGCTGCGCATGCTGGCCGGCGAGGGGATGGGGTTTGTGGTCGTCCTCCACGACCTCGAGATGGCGGCGCGCTGGTGCGATCAGTTGCTGCTGCTCGACCGGGGACGAGTCGCCGCGGCCGGGCCGCCGCCGGAGGTGCTCCAGCCGGAGCTGCTCGCGCAGGTGTATGGGCTGGCGGCACGGGTCGACTGGCAGGGTGCCGAGTGCCGCATTGCCTTCGAACTGCCCATGTTCGAAGCGGCAGGAGCCAAGGGAGGCAGGAGATGA
- the cobO gene encoding cob(I)yrinic acid a,c-diamide adenosyltransferase, translating to MIESEHQPVKGPRKRKGLLIVNTGNGKGKTTAALGMVLRAWGRGMPVEVYQFIKPPTANFGEHRAAKRLGIPVYPLGDGFTWKSKDPERTKALALEQWDRARARLIDPDLAVLVLDEFTYPMHYGWLDPAGVVAALQGRRPMLHVVVTGRYAPPELVEAADLVTEMTLIKHPYREQGIKAQPGVEF from the coding sequence ATGATCGAATCCGAGCACCAGCCGGTCAAGGGGCCGCGGAAGCGAAAAGGGCTGCTGATCGTCAACACCGGGAACGGCAAAGGGAAAACGACTGCCGCGCTGGGCATGGTGCTGCGGGCGTGGGGACGGGGGATGCCGGTCGAGGTGTACCAGTTCATCAAGCCGCCGACGGCGAACTTTGGGGAGCACCGGGCGGCGAAGCGTCTCGGCATCCCGGTGTACCCGCTGGGGGACGGATTTACCTGGAAGTCGAAGGACCCGGAGCGGACAAAGGCGCTGGCACTCGAGCAGTGGGATCGGGCGCGGGCCCGGCTGATTGATCCGGACCTCGCCGTGCTGGTGCTCGACGAGTTCACCTATCCCATGCATTACGGGTGGCTTGACCCGGCGGGGGTGGTGGCGGCGCTTCAGGGGCGGCGGCCGATGCTCCATGTGGTGGTGACGGGCCGCTATGCGCCGCCGGAGCTGGTGGAGGCGGCGGACCTGGTGACGGAGATGACACTTATCAAGCACCCCTACCGCGAGCAGGGGATCAAAGCTCAACCAGGAGTAGAGTTCTGA
- the cobT gene encoding nicotinate-nucleotide--dimethylbenzimidazole phosphoribosyltransferase produces MRIDIPAFDQAAAEAAQHRLDRLTKPQGSLGRLEELAVRLAGMTGNPRCRFERRTVVVMAADHGVTEEAVSAFPQEVTAQMVANFAAGGAGINVLARQARAQVVVVDMGVRTRSATGVLDRRLGPGTRNMTREPAMSRAQAEAAVAAGRELAGQLAAGGTSILLTGEMGIGNTTAASAVTAALTGRPAAEVTGRGTGLDHGALAHKIAVVERALALHRPDPADPIGVLSAVGGFEIAGLAGLVLGAAERRIPVILDGFITGSAALAACSLAPAAREYLIASHRSVEPGHRIILEALGLEPLLDLGLRLGEGTGAALALQLVDAAVAIRDEMAEFAEAGVSERLDG; encoded by the coding sequence ATGCGCATCGACATCCCGGCATTCGACCAGGCGGCGGCTGAGGCCGCGCAGCACCGGCTCGACCGGCTGACGAAGCCGCAGGGGAGCCTCGGCCGGCTGGAGGAGCTGGCGGTACGGCTGGCCGGTATGACCGGAAACCCGCGCTGCCGCTTCGAACGGCGGACGGTGGTGGTGATGGCGGCCGACCACGGCGTGACCGAGGAAGCGGTTTCCGCCTTCCCGCAGGAGGTCACCGCCCAGATGGTGGCGAACTTCGCTGCAGGCGGAGCGGGCATTAACGTACTCGCGCGGCAGGCGCGCGCCCAGGTGGTGGTGGTGGACATGGGGGTGCGGACGCGGTCGGCAACGGGCGTGCTGGACCGGCGGCTCGGGCCGGGGACCCGGAACATGACGCGCGAACCGGCGATGTCCCGCGCCCAGGCGGAGGCGGCGGTTGCGGCCGGGCGGGAGCTTGCAGGCCAGCTCGCGGCGGGCGGAACCAGCATCCTGTTGACCGGCGAAATGGGCATCGGCAACACGACGGCGGCGAGTGCGGTGACTGCCGCGCTGACCGGACGGCCGGCGGCTGAGGTGACGGGCCGGGGGACTGGACTGGACCACGGCGCGCTCGCGCACAAGATTGCCGTGGTCGAACGGGCACTGGCGCTGCACCGGCCCGACCCGGCGGACCCGATCGGGGTGCTGTCGGCAGTGGGCGGTTTCGAGATTGCCGGCCTGGCGGGGCTGGTGCTGGGCGCGGCCGAGCGGCGGATTCCGGTCATCCTTGATGGATTCATCACGGGGTCGGCGGCGCTGGCAGCGTGCTCGCTGGCCCCGGCGGCGCGGGAGTACCTGATCGCCTCGCATCGTTCGGTGGAACCGGGGCACCGCATCATCCTGGAAGCGCTGGGACTCGAGCCGCTCCTGGACCTGGGGCTCCGGCTCGGCGAGGGGACCGGCGCCGCGCTGGCGCTGCAACTGGTCGATGCGGCAGTTGCGATCCGGGATGAGATGGCGGAGTTCGCGGAGGCCGGCGTTTCGGAGCGGCTGGACGGGTGA
- the cobS gene encoding adenosylcobinamide-GDP ribazoletransferase, with the protein MNGLLAAIGLLSRLPAGGASWAPERAAGWVPAVGLLIGGSAAGVTWAAHALLPPLPAAAIAVAAWAAVTGGLHLDGTADAADAALVAAPRERRVAILEDVHHGTYGVAAVVFVVILKVSCLASLPGGTAAGAAFAAAAGARGWLPAAARAFPPMRQTGMGAAFRAGCRWSAVLTGAAAATAAGGAALGWWGIAASAAGAAAMLLAGWGLGRAFGGLNGDAYGACIELGECAVLLAAAGLAGQLDAWTAWEALR; encoded by the coding sequence GTGAACGGGCTGCTGGCGGCGATCGGGCTGCTGAGCCGGCTGCCGGCAGGCGGGGCCTCATGGGCACCCGAGCGCGCTGCAGGCTGGGTCCCGGCCGTGGGGCTGCTCATCGGCGGGAGCGCGGCCGGCGTGACGTGGGCTGCGCACGCACTCCTGCCGCCGCTGCCAGCGGCGGCGATTGCGGTTGCGGCGTGGGCGGCTGTAACCGGCGGCCTCCACCTCGACGGCACGGCCGATGCTGCCGACGCTGCGCTGGTCGCGGCCCCGCGAGAGCGGCGGGTGGCGATCCTCGAAGACGTTCATCACGGGACGTATGGAGTGGCGGCTGTTGTCTTTGTTGTCATCCTCAAGGTGAGCTGCCTGGCCAGCCTGCCCGGGGGTACGGCGGCGGGGGCAGCGTTCGCTGCGGCTGCCGGGGCGCGGGGGTGGCTGCCGGCCGCGGCGCGGGCGTTTCCGCCCATGAGACAGACGGGGATGGGGGCTGCTTTCCGGGCAGGGTGCAGGTGGAGCGCGGTACTGACCGGCGCGGCTGCAGCCACCGCTGCAGGGGGTGCTGCGCTGGGGTGGTGGGGGATTGCGGCATCCGCAGCAGGGGCGGCAGCGATGCTGCTGGCCGGCTGGGGTCTCGGGCGGGCGTTCGGGGGCCTGAACGGCGACGCGTACGGCGCGTGCATCGAGCTGGGGGAGTGCGCGGTGCTGCTGGCGGCCGCGGGGCTGGCAGGACAACTGGATGCATGGACGGCATGGGAGGCCCTCCGATGA
- the cbiB gene encoding adenosylcobinamide-phosphate synthase CbiB produces MIRRRAAVLGAAAVVDLAMGELPNRWHPVALFGRAAGCFDRLLTSEGRRDTATRGVLLTATAVGLALGAAMGVVRAAWGRGAAGFVLEALALKQTLAIRALFGHAGRVADAVEAGDLAGARAAAAMMVSRRTDDLPPGLVASAAIESLAENLSDSVVAPAWWYLAAGLPGAAAYRAVNALDAMVGYRSRGRFGMVPARLDDVLNWLPARLTAASLVLVRPLPGARQVRRLVRDARSTSSPNAGWPMAAMAHVLGVRLEKLEHHVLHGAGREPGAADIRRAQRTGALALAAMALAGATMCWRIDG; encoded by the coding sequence ATGATCCGGCGGCGCGCGGCGGTGCTGGGCGCGGCGGCCGTCGTCGACCTCGCGATGGGCGAGCTGCCGAACCGCTGGCACCCGGTTGCGCTGTTCGGCCGGGCCGCGGGCTGCTTCGACCGGTTGCTGACATCCGAGGGACGGCGAGATACAGCGACGCGCGGCGTACTTCTGACGGCGACGGCAGTCGGGCTGGCGCTTGGGGCCGCCATGGGAGTTGTGCGCGCGGCGTGGGGCCGCGGCGCGGCCGGTTTCGTGCTTGAGGCGCTGGCGCTGAAGCAGACCCTGGCCATCCGGGCGCTGTTTGGCCACGCCGGCAGGGTGGCGGATGCGGTGGAAGCCGGCGACCTCGCCGGGGCGCGCGCGGCGGCCGCGATGATGGTCAGCCGGCGGACGGATGACCTGCCGCCGGGGCTCGTCGCATCGGCGGCGATTGAGTCGCTGGCGGAAAACCTTTCGGACAGCGTGGTGGCGCCGGCGTGGTGGTACCTGGCGGCAGGGCTCCCGGGAGCGGCCGCGTACCGGGCGGTCAACGCGCTGGACGCGATGGTCGGCTACCGTTCGCGCGGGCGGTTCGGGATGGTGCCGGCCCGGCTCGACGATGTCCTGAACTGGCTGCCGGCGCGGCTGACAGCCGCTTCGCTCGTGCTGGTGCGGCCGCTGCCCGGGGCCCGGCAGGTGCGACGGCTGGTGCGCGATGCGCGATCAACGTCGAGCCCAAACGCGGGGTGGCCGATGGCAGCGATGGCGCACGTCCTCGGCGTGCGGCTGGAGAAGCTGGAACATCATGTCCTCCATGGAGCGGGCCGCGAGCCGGGGGCTGCGGATATCCGGAGGGCGCAGCGGACGGGCGCACTGGCGCTGGCAGCCATGGCGCTGGCCGGGGCGACGATGTGCTGGAGGATTGACGGATGA